ATAAAGCCATATGTGCTTTTATATGCTCTTTTCTAAATTTCAAACTATTATTACCAATACCATAAAAATCAAGATGCCTATGCCAAAAATCGAACCATTCATCCAGTCTAATGTCACATGTATCTACTTCTGTTTGTCTCCATAATTTACGAAAATAACGTTTCTTTCCTCGGAATTTTTTCAATACATACCTCCTATATAAAGAAAAATGAAACTTTTTTAAGTGTCTAATTTTTAGACAGACACCCTTTTCTACTGTCTAAAAATTAGACAAATACGTTTTTTCACTGCCTAAATTTTAGACAAAATCAAAATTTCGTGTACCCACGAAAACACTAGGCTCTGCCTAGTACCACACTGGAAGTGGGGTCGCGTTTTCCTTATGCTCTTTTTCTGACTATTTAGCTTTCCACGCTTATTTTCTCGTACATAACAGGCACTATTTTCATGTTCAGCTTTTCAGCCACAATATAGCGTCTGTACCCATCGGTTAACACCTTGGTTTCACGATTAATCGTAATCGGCTCGTCCAAAATGCCGGCCTGTTTTACATGGTCGATCACCAGCTGTGTCTTATACGGATTCGGCCTTGTCTGCAAAAAGGATTCGGGAACCTGGATCTGGTCCAGCGAAATAAAATCTTCCGTTTCTTCTGGTCCTTTCGGCTGCTCCTCTGCTTTGACTTCTTCTTTTTTCTCTGGCTCTTTCACTGGTTCTTTCTCTGCGTTTACCGTTTCTTTTTGCTTTTCTGGAATTATAGAAACCCGAAAGCAAATGACACCGATCTCGCCCGGACAATCATCCATTGGAACGTCCAGCGTAGGTTCTCCCTGCACCATAATTTTTTGATTCTGGATGTTTTCTTCTGTTAATCAAGGAGTAATGGATTTATGTATTATGCTTTTTCGACACTGAATTCCATTTTCTGTCGCAAAGCTTTATTAACAGAGCCACGGTTCTTCCAAATAAACTGAACTATTTCTGTTGACTCCAGCACCTGCTCACCTGGATCGCAATAGGTACTACTTTTCCCATGAATAGTCCATATCTTTGTCCCTTCATTTAACATAAGCGCCCACTGACCATTTCGTTTTTTATCCTCAAAAACAAAGTAATGCTTGTTACCTTGCTCATCATAAAGAGAAATTCTTACGAAATCGTCTAAAAATTGTTCAATATCTTTTTTTGATTTTAACACTCTAGACATAATTAAACTCTCCTTCAAGGATAATTTGAAAAACGCAAGAAGCTTCTCATTTTTCACAGTTATTTTTATCATTATATATAATTCGAGAAAATACATAATGTCCTTTTATTTTACATTCATAAAACAAGCGAAAATAAAAAGAGCGGGGATCCTCCCCGATCTTTTTTGTATCTATTCTTGATGGAACTCTGTAAATTTTTTAAATCCTTTTCAGCTAGTGATGTGGGGGTGCTCCCTAACATCATTCTTTTTCCAATACCTGAAGATTGTCAGCGGGAAAAATTAATCCTATTTGTTTTCTTGCTTCTTCCATTATTTCTGCTACAGTTAAGGAATTTGAAAAAGAATTTATAGAGGATTCTAAAGCTCTCTTTTTCAGCAGTCCAACAAATTCTTTGATTTCATAATACATGGGATGGGCTGTTTGGGCTTCTGTAATATTTTCTATTGTTCCGTCTTTATAATGAAGCTTTACGTCTTGAGGAACATTTATTTGATCAATAATTATATTACCATTCTCACCTTGTATTTCAGAAGCAATAGAAGAATTTGTGATTTTAGAAAATGTAACGACTGCCTCTTTATCTTCATAATGCATAATGATACTTCCTTGCCCATCAACCCCGGATTGCAACAGGATTCCATTAGCTTTTATCTCTTGTGGCCTCCCGAATAAAGTAACGACTGGATAAATACAGTAAATACCTATATCCATTAAAGCACCATTAGAGAAAACAGGATTAAATGTGTTTAAAACTTGCCCGGATTTGTAGGCATCATAACGAGAAGAATATTGGCAATAGCTGACCACAATGCGCCGGATCTGTCCTATTTTATGAAGATTATTTTGAATGCTTCTATAATTAGGAGTAAAGGTTGTTTTTAATGCCTCCATAAGCAACACTTGGTTTTCTTTTGCTGTTTTAATCATTTCTTGGAGTTCCAACGAATTAGAGGCAATAGGTTTTTCACACAAAATATGTTTTCCATGCTTCATTAATAAAATGGCTTGCTCTGCATGAAAAGAGTTAGGGCTGGCGATATAAACAGCGTCAATGTCTGGGCTTTTGGCCATCACTTCTAGATCTGTAAAAGTATTCGGTATATTAAATTTCTGAGCAAATTCATTGGCTCGCTTTTCTGTCCGTGAATAAACACCCGTTAATAAAAGATATTCTACGCTACTTGCAGCTTCAATAAACTGTTCTGTAATTATATTTGTACCTATTAGGCCAAAGCGAATCATTTTATCTCTCCTCGGCGAATCATTTAATCAACTGCTGGCTACCGGAAAATAAATAGGAAAATGGAGGATTTCATAAAAATGTTAAGTCTCCATTTTCCCTCTTGTTCTATTTCAGTACAGCAGTTATAACAGTTGTTTTACCGGCCGTAGCTTGTCCACTGTTATGATGCTCCAGTTTATTCAAAATATCTCCATTTGTGATAATCATCGGCGTAATTATGCTAGATGCTTTTTCCTTTATTAGTTCCAGATCACAGGTAACCAATAGATCCCCCGCTTTAACCTCATTCCCTTCTACGACATGGAGGATGAATCCTTCTCCTTTCATATTAACCGTATCCAATCCAATATGAAGTAATATCTCCAGCCCTTCTGCAGTATTCAGTCCGACAGCATGCTTTGTTGGAAAAATATTTACAACTTTTGCATCTGCTGGCGACACTATCTTTCCATCTATAGGAGAAAAAGCAATCCCGTCTCCCATTATCTTTTGTGAAAAAACCGGATCAGGTACATCTTCAAGCTTTATAATATCTCCTTCAACGGGTGACACTAATTTTAATTCTGATATTTTTGAGGTTGTTTTTCTTCTAAATAAGTTTTTCAACAAAGTAATCCCTCCATTGGTTTCTAATATTCTAGCTGAAGAGCGCTTTTCTT
The genomic region above belongs to Domibacillus sp. DTU_2020_1001157_1_SI_ALB_TIR_016 and contains:
- a CDS encoding Gfo/Idh/MocA family oxidoreductase — encoded protein: MIRFGLIGTNIITEQFIEAASSVEYLLLTGVYSRTEKRANEFAQKFNIPNTFTDLEVMAKSPDIDAVYIASPNSFHAEQAILLMKHGKHILCEKPIASNSLELQEMIKTAKENQVLLMEALKTTFTPNYRSIQNNLHKIGQIRRIVVSYCQYSSRYDAYKSGQVLNTFNPVFSNGALMDIGIYCIYPVVTLFGRPQEIKANGILLQSGVDGQGSIIMHYEDKEAVVTFSKITNSSIASEIQGENGNIIIDQINVPQDVKLHYKDGTIENITEAQTAHPMYYEIKEFVGLLKKRALESSINSFSNSLTVAEIMEEARKQIGLIFPADNLQVLEKE
- a CDS encoding PTS glucose transporter subunit IIA; the protein is MLKNLFRRKTTSKISELKLVSPVEGDIIKLEDVPDPVFSQKIMGDGIAFSPIDGKIVSPADAKVVNIFPTKHAVGLNTAEGLEILLHIGLDTVNMKGEGFILHVVEGNEVKAGDLLVTCDLELIKEKASSIITPMIITNGDILNKLEHHNSGQATAGKTTVITAVLK
- a CDS encoding plasmid stabilization protein codes for the protein MVQGEPTLDVPMDDCPGEIGVICFRVSIIPEKQKETVNAEKEPVKEPEKKEEVKAEEQPKGPEETEDFISLDQIQVPESFLQTRPNPYKTQLVIDHVKQAGILDEPITINRETKVLTDGYRRYIVAEKLNMKIVPVMYEKISVES